Proteins encoded in a region of the Cyclopterus lumpus isolate fCycLum1 chromosome 23, fCycLum1.pri, whole genome shotgun sequence genome:
- the ttll1 gene encoding probable tubulin polyglutamylase TTLL1 isoform X2, with the protein MAGRVKWVTDIEKSVLINNFEKREWVQVTENDDWNFYWMSIQTIRNVFSVDTGYRLSDDQMVNHFPNHYELTRKDLLVKNIKRYRKDLEKEGSPLAEKDDNGKYNYLDFVPVTFMLPADYNLFVEEYRKNPSSTWIMKPCGKAQGKGIFLINKLSQIKKWSRDSRTSTFVAASSGKEAYVISLYIDNPLLIGGKKFDLRLYVLVTTYRPLKCYMYKLGFCRFCTVKYTPSTSELDNMFVHLTNVAIQRHGDDYNHVHGGKWTVSNLRLYLESTRGKEVTSRLFDQIHWIVVQSLKAVAPVMNNDKHCFECYGYDIIIDDKLKPWLIEVNASPSLTSSTANDRILKYNLINDTLNIVTPNGDIPDCRWNRSPPREALGNYQVLYDEEQAQSENAERDLRSRSGQSLGSKGTKGSAGVRPAAATWK; encoded by the exons GATGAGCATCCAGACCATCAGGAATGTGTTCAGCGTGGACACCGGCTACCGCCTGTCCGATGACCAGATGGTGAACCACTTCCCCAACCACTACGAGCTGACCAGGAAGGACCTGCTGGTCAAGAACATCAAGCGCTACCGCAAGGACCTGGAGAAGGAAGGCAGTCCGCTGGCGGAGAAGGACGACAACgggaaatacaattatttag ATTTCGTCCCTGTGACGTTCATGCTGCCCGCCGATTACAACCTCTTTGTGGAGGAGTACCGCAAGAACCCGTCCAGCACCTGGATCATGAAGCCCTGCGGCAAGGCTCAGGGCAAAGGCATCTTCCTCATCAACAAGCTGTCCCAGATCAAGAAGTGGTCCAGAGACAGCCGCACCTCCAC GTTCGTCGCGGCATCGAGTGGCAAGGAGGCCTACGTCATCTCGCTGTACATCGACAACCCGCTGCTCATCGGGGGGAAGAAGTTCGACCTGCGCCTCTACGTCCTGGTGACGACGTATCGGCCTCTGAAGTGCTACAT GTACAAGCTCGGCTTCTGCCGGTTCTGCACGGTCAAGTACACGCCCAGCACCAGTGAACTGGACAACATGTTCGTCCACCTCACCAACGTGGCCATCCAGAGGCACGGG GATGACTACAACCACGTCCACGGAGGCAAGTGGACGGTGAGTAACCTCCGCTTGTACCTGGAGAGCACCAGAGGGAAGGAGGTGACCAGCCGACTGTTCGACCAGATCCACTGGATCGTGGTGCAGTCGCTGAAGGCCGTGGCT CCTGTGATGAACAATGACAAGCACTGTTTTGAGTGTTACGggtatgacatcatcattgACGACAAGCTCAAGCCCTGGCTCATCGAG GTCAACGCCTCTCCCTCGCTGACCTCCAGCACGGCCAACGACCGCATCCTGAAGTACAACCTCATCAACGACACCCTCAACATCGTCACGCCCAACGGGGACATCCCGGACTGCCGCTGGAATCGCAGTCCGCCCCGAGAGGCCCTGGGCAACTATCAAGTCCT GTACGACGAGGAGCAGGCGCAGAGCGAGAATGCCGAGCGCGACCTCCGGAGCCGCTCGGGTCAGTCCCTGGGGTCAAAGGGCACCAAGGGGAGTGCGGGCGTTCGACCTGCTGCCGCCACCTGGAAGTGA
- the ttll1 gene encoding probable tubulin polyglutamylase TTLL1 isoform X1, with the protein MAGRVKWVTDIEKSVLINNFEKREWVQVTENDDWNFYWMSIQTIRNVFSVDTGYRLSDDQMVNHFPNHYELTRKDLLVKNIKRYRKDLEKEGSPLAEKDDNGKYNYLGLHTKRCTFNSFNLFNMFPRFFGADFVPVTFMLPADYNLFVEEYRKNPSSTWIMKPCGKAQGKGIFLINKLSQIKKWSRDSRTSTFVAASSGKEAYVISLYIDNPLLIGGKKFDLRLYVLVTTYRPLKCYMYKLGFCRFCTVKYTPSTSELDNMFVHLTNVAIQRHGDDYNHVHGGKWTVSNLRLYLESTRGKEVTSRLFDQIHWIVVQSLKAVAPVMNNDKHCFECYGYDIIIDDKLKPWLIEVNASPSLTSSTANDRILKYNLINDTLNIVTPNGDIPDCRWNRSPPREALGNYQVLYDEEQAQSENAERDLRSRSGQSLGSKGTKGSAGVRPAAATWK; encoded by the exons GATGAGCATCCAGACCATCAGGAATGTGTTCAGCGTGGACACCGGCTACCGCCTGTCCGATGACCAGATGGTGAACCACTTCCCCAACCACTACGAGCTGACCAGGAAGGACCTGCTGGTCAAGAACATCAAGCGCTACCGCAAGGACCTGGAGAAGGAAGGCAGTCCGCTGGCGGAGAAGGACGACAACgggaaatacaattatttagGTTTGCACACAAAGCGATGCACGTTTAATTCGTTTAActtgtttaacatgtttccACGGTTTTTTGGTGCAGATTTCGTCCCTGTGACGTTCATGCTGCCCGCCGATTACAACCTCTTTGTGGAGGAGTACCGCAAGAACCCGTCCAGCACCTGGATCATGAAGCCCTGCGGCAAGGCTCAGGGCAAAGGCATCTTCCTCATCAACAAGCTGTCCCAGATCAAGAAGTGGTCCAGAGACAGCCGCACCTCCAC GTTCGTCGCGGCATCGAGTGGCAAGGAGGCCTACGTCATCTCGCTGTACATCGACAACCCGCTGCTCATCGGGGGGAAGAAGTTCGACCTGCGCCTCTACGTCCTGGTGACGACGTATCGGCCTCTGAAGTGCTACAT GTACAAGCTCGGCTTCTGCCGGTTCTGCACGGTCAAGTACACGCCCAGCACCAGTGAACTGGACAACATGTTCGTCCACCTCACCAACGTGGCCATCCAGAGGCACGGG GATGACTACAACCACGTCCACGGAGGCAAGTGGACGGTGAGTAACCTCCGCTTGTACCTGGAGAGCACCAGAGGGAAGGAGGTGACCAGCCGACTGTTCGACCAGATCCACTGGATCGTGGTGCAGTCGCTGAAGGCCGTGGCT CCTGTGATGAACAATGACAAGCACTGTTTTGAGTGTTACGggtatgacatcatcattgACGACAAGCTCAAGCCCTGGCTCATCGAG GTCAACGCCTCTCCCTCGCTGACCTCCAGCACGGCCAACGACCGCATCCTGAAGTACAACCTCATCAACGACACCCTCAACATCGTCACGCCCAACGGGGACATCCCGGACTGCCGCTGGAATCGCAGTCCGCCCCGAGAGGCCCTGGGCAACTATCAAGTCCT GTACGACGAGGAGCAGGCGCAGAGCGAGAATGCCGAGCGCGACCTCCGGAGCCGCTCGGGTCAGTCCCTGGGGTCAAAGGGCACCAAGGGGAGTGCGGGCGTTCGACCTGCTGCCGCCACCTGGAAGTGA
- the ttll1 gene encoding probable tubulin polyglutamylase TTLL1 isoform X3, producing MSIQTIRNVFSVDTGYRLSDDQMVNHFPNHYELTRKDLLVKNIKRYRKDLEKEGSPLAEKDDNGKYNYLGLHTKRCTFNSFNLFNMFPRFFGADFVPVTFMLPADYNLFVEEYRKNPSSTWIMKPCGKAQGKGIFLINKLSQIKKWSRDSRTSTFVAASSGKEAYVISLYIDNPLLIGGKKFDLRLYVLVTTYRPLKCYMYKLGFCRFCTVKYTPSTSELDNMFVHLTNVAIQRHGDDYNHVHGGKWTVSNLRLYLESTRGKEVTSRLFDQIHWIVVQSLKAVAPVMNNDKHCFECYGYDIIIDDKLKPWLIEVNASPSLTSSTANDRILKYNLINDTLNIVTPNGDIPDCRWNRSPPREALGNYQVLYDEEQAQSENAERDLRSRSGQSLGSKGTKGSAGVRPAAATWK from the exons ATGAGCATCCAGACCATCAGGAATGTGTTCAGCGTGGACACCGGCTACCGCCTGTCCGATGACCAGATGGTGAACCACTTCCCCAACCACTACGAGCTGACCAGGAAGGACCTGCTGGTCAAGAACATCAAGCGCTACCGCAAGGACCTGGAGAAGGAAGGCAGTCCGCTGGCGGAGAAGGACGACAACgggaaatacaattatttagGTTTGCACACAAAGCGATGCACGTTTAATTCGTTTAActtgtttaacatgtttccACGGTTTTTTGGTGCAGATTTCGTCCCTGTGACGTTCATGCTGCCCGCCGATTACAACCTCTTTGTGGAGGAGTACCGCAAGAACCCGTCCAGCACCTGGATCATGAAGCCCTGCGGCAAGGCTCAGGGCAAAGGCATCTTCCTCATCAACAAGCTGTCCCAGATCAAGAAGTGGTCCAGAGACAGCCGCACCTCCAC GTTCGTCGCGGCATCGAGTGGCAAGGAGGCCTACGTCATCTCGCTGTACATCGACAACCCGCTGCTCATCGGGGGGAAGAAGTTCGACCTGCGCCTCTACGTCCTGGTGACGACGTATCGGCCTCTGAAGTGCTACAT GTACAAGCTCGGCTTCTGCCGGTTCTGCACGGTCAAGTACACGCCCAGCACCAGTGAACTGGACAACATGTTCGTCCACCTCACCAACGTGGCCATCCAGAGGCACGGG GATGACTACAACCACGTCCACGGAGGCAAGTGGACGGTGAGTAACCTCCGCTTGTACCTGGAGAGCACCAGAGGGAAGGAGGTGACCAGCCGACTGTTCGACCAGATCCACTGGATCGTGGTGCAGTCGCTGAAGGCCGTGGCT CCTGTGATGAACAATGACAAGCACTGTTTTGAGTGTTACGggtatgacatcatcattgACGACAAGCTCAAGCCCTGGCTCATCGAG GTCAACGCCTCTCCCTCGCTGACCTCCAGCACGGCCAACGACCGCATCCTGAAGTACAACCTCATCAACGACACCCTCAACATCGTCACGCCCAACGGGGACATCCCGGACTGCCGCTGGAATCGCAGTCCGCCCCGAGAGGCCCTGGGCAACTATCAAGTCCT GTACGACGAGGAGCAGGCGCAGAGCGAGAATGCCGAGCGCGACCTCCGGAGCCGCTCGGGTCAGTCCCTGGGGTCAAAGGGCACCAAGGGGAGTGCGGGCGTTCGACCTGCTGCCGCCACCTGGAAGTGA